Proteins encoded together in one Balearica regulorum gibbericeps isolate bBalReg1 chromosome 3, bBalReg1.pri, whole genome shotgun sequence window:
- the NDUFAF4 gene encoding NADH dehydrogenase [ubiquinone] 1 alpha subcomplex assembly factor 4, protein MGGRLARVFRTFNVESRARREISKEKPTPAPRHPTSRLDELADHPEIQEQIHRKDDRLLTLLKDVYVESRDSPVRVKDGGGEHLPCKQEEKRLTKLGHMGDLDVKKVPKGKISIVEALTVLNNHRLHPQIWTAEKIAVEYSLELKEVNSLLEFFIPFAVQEFPKETKKAIKPT, encoded by the exons atgGGCGGGCGGCTGGCCCGCGTGTTCCGGACTTTCAACGTGGAGAGCCGGGCCCGCCGAGAGATCAGCAAGGAGAAGCCCACGCCCGCGCCGCGACACCCCACTTCTCGGCTAGACGAGCTGGCTG ACCACCCAGAGATACAAGAACAAATTCACAGAAAGGACGATAGGCTCCTCACCTTGTTGAAAGACGTTTATGTCGAGTCCAGAGATTCACCTGTGCGG GTAAAAGATGGAGGTGGTGAACATCTTCCATgtaaacaggaggaaaagagactTACAAAACTAGGACACATGGGAGATCTAGATGTTAAGAAAGTTCCCAAAGGCAAAATTTCCATTGTGGAGGCTCTGACTGTTCTTAATAATCATAGACTTCATCCTCAAATATGGACTGCAGAGAAAATAGCAGTGGAATACAGTCTGGAACTGAAGGAAGTCAACTCTCTTCTGGAATTCTTCATTCCTTTTGCTGTGCAGGAATTTcctaaagaaaccaaaaaagctataaaaccaacataa